The Streptomyces sp. NBC_01244 genome contains a region encoding:
- a CDS encoding carboxylesterase/lipase family protein produces the protein MRQTRYVSKGFVAATLTLGMGLGMGVGPATPARAAAGSTAGTVVGTTGGAVRGTADSDGLRSFQGIPYAAPPVGDLRWASPQPAAAWAGVREATAPGSPCAQPKGLPIGVPSEVEDCLYLNVTTPAQQTGKRPVIVWIHGGSLMFGSGDLYGPERLAAEGAVVVSVNYRLGVMGFLSDPALETSGGLGLEDQQAALRWVRANAGAFGGDPGNVTIMGESGGGYSVCGHLASPKSAGLFDRAIVQSAPCATGGSRTREEAEAEAEATLAKLKELRSKEGKDCNDAESCLRGTDAATLMKAYGTWNEPRPIAGTDLMPLAPAEALRTGKFNRVPVLIGVNHDEERGRILGQELTGDPMPPEAYEPEIRKEFGAQADAVLARYPLSRFSSAGEALATVLTDRTWSVPTLDTARLLSQWTPTRMFEFSERETPSWAGAPEVSFELRASHMSELSYLFDLKLPVFEKLTERQERLAKRMTDTWVDFAESGKTDWPSFRSGGYVQSLTSGPWKRTEFTKDHNHAFWKNLR, from the coding sequence ATGAGACAAACCAGGTACGTTTCCAAGGGGTTCGTTGCCGCCACCCTCACGCTTGGCATGGGGCTGGGCATGGGTGTCGGGCCGGCCACCCCCGCGCGAGCGGCAGCAGGCAGCACCGCCGGCACGGTCGTCGGCACCACCGGCGGCGCCGTGCGTGGCACCGCCGACAGCGACGGCCTGCGCAGCTTCCAGGGCATCCCGTACGCCGCCCCGCCGGTGGGCGACCTGCGCTGGGCATCGCCGCAGCCCGCCGCCGCCTGGGCCGGGGTGCGTGAGGCGACCGCGCCCGGATCCCCCTGCGCGCAGCCGAAGGGGCTGCCCATCGGAGTCCCCAGCGAGGTCGAGGACTGCCTGTACCTGAACGTCACCACCCCTGCACAGCAGACCGGCAAGCGGCCGGTGATCGTGTGGATCCACGGCGGCAGCCTGATGTTCGGCAGCGGCGACCTCTACGGCCCCGAGCGGCTGGCCGCCGAGGGCGCCGTCGTCGTGTCGGTCAACTACCGGCTCGGTGTCATGGGCTTCCTGTCCGATCCGGCGCTGGAGACCTCCGGCGGCCTCGGCCTGGAGGACCAGCAGGCCGCGCTGCGCTGGGTCCGCGCCAACGCGGGCGCCTTCGGGGGCGATCCCGGCAACGTGACGATCATGGGTGAGTCCGGCGGCGGGTACAGCGTCTGCGGCCACCTCGCCTCGCCGAAGTCGGCCGGACTGTTCGACCGCGCCATCGTGCAGAGCGCGCCCTGCGCCACGGGTGGCTCCCGCACCCGGGAGGAAGCCGAGGCCGAGGCCGAGGCCACGCTCGCCAAGCTCAAGGAGCTGAGGTCCAAGGAGGGCAAGGACTGCAATGATGCGGAGTCCTGCCTGCGCGGCACGGACGCGGCCACGCTCATGAAGGCGTACGGGACCTGGAACGAACCCCGCCCGATCGCCGGTACGGACCTCATGCCACTGGCCCCAGCCGAGGCGCTGCGCACGGGCAAGTTCAACCGCGTCCCGGTCCTCATCGGGGTCAACCACGACGAGGAGCGCGGCCGGATCCTCGGCCAGGAGCTGACGGGCGATCCCATGCCGCCCGAGGCGTACGAGCCCGAAATCCGCAAGGAGTTCGGCGCCCAGGCCGACGCGGTACTGGCCCGCTACCCGCTGAGCCGCTTCAGCTCCGCCGGCGAGGCCCTGGCAACGGTCCTGACCGACCGCACCTGGTCGGTTCCGACGCTGGACACCGCCCGGCTGCTGTCGCAGTGGACTCCGACCCGGATGTTCGAGTTCAGCGAGCGCGAGACGCCTTCGTGGGCGGGCGCCCCGGAGGTCAGCTTCGAGCTCCGCGCCTCGCACATGTCGGAGCTGTCCTACCTCTTCGACCTCAAGCTGCCCGTGTTCGAGAAGCTGACAGAGAGGCAGGAACGCCTCGCCAAGCGAATGACGGACACCTGGGTGGACTTCGCCGAGTCCGGGAAGACAGACTGGCCGAGCTTCCGCAGCGGCGGCTACGTGCAGTCGCTGACCTCGGGGCCGTGGAAGCGCACGGAGTTCACCAAGGACCACAACCATGCGTTCTGGAAGAACCTCCGCTGA
- a CDS encoding TetR/AcrR family transcriptional regulator — translation MGNREALLIGAKACLREKGYDRTSVRDIATAAGVSTAAVGYHYGSREALLNQALFEILDEWGDAMGRALVPDADGSSRAHFERIWESLIEDFGAHPDLWLASVELFMQAQRQQELRAALAGGTAQGRRGMAAILDGVREEEVSDASVRTLGAVQLALVSGVMLQCLSDPSSAPTAAEVLEGVRALAELAR, via the coding sequence ATGGGAAACCGCGAAGCCCTGCTCATCGGCGCCAAAGCCTGCCTGCGGGAAAAGGGATACGACCGCACCTCTGTGCGTGACATCGCCACGGCCGCCGGCGTGAGCACGGCCGCCGTCGGCTACCACTACGGCTCCCGCGAGGCACTGCTCAACCAGGCCCTGTTCGAGATCCTCGACGAGTGGGGCGACGCGATGGGCCGGGCGCTGGTCCCCGACGCCGACGGCTCCTCCAGAGCGCACTTCGAGCGCATCTGGGAGAGCCTGATCGAGGACTTCGGTGCGCACCCCGACCTCTGGCTCGCCTCGGTGGAACTGTTCATGCAGGCCCAGCGGCAGCAGGAGTTGCGCGCCGCTCTGGCCGGGGGCACCGCTCAGGGGCGGCGTGGCATGGCGGCCATCCTGGACGGCGTCCGCGAGGAGGAAGTATCGGACGCCTCCGTCCGCACCCTCGGCGCCGTGCAGTTGGCGCTCGTGTCGGGTGTGATGCTCCAGTGCCTCAGCGACCCCTCCAGTGCCCCCACCGCTGCCGAGGTGCTCGAAGGCGTCCGGGCCCTGGCCGAGTTGGCGCGCTGA
- a CDS encoding phosphoribosyltransferase, producing the protein MSDGVSDGVSDGVRENLDYQGFGRAVRELAQTIADDGYEPDIILSIARGGVFVAGGLAYALDCKNIHLVNVEFYTGVGTTLEMPVMLAPVPEAIDFTDKKVLIADDVADTGKTLKLVHDFCLGHVAEVRSAVIYEKSHSLVKCEYVWKKTDEWVNFPWSVEPPVVRREGQVLDA; encoded by the coding sequence ATGAGTGACGGAGTGAGTGACGGAGTGAGTGACGGAGTGCGCGAGAACCTCGACTACCAGGGGTTCGGGCGGGCCGTGCGCGAGCTGGCGCAGACCATCGCCGACGACGGCTACGAGCCCGACATCATCCTGAGCATCGCCCGGGGCGGCGTCTTCGTCGCCGGCGGGCTGGCGTACGCGCTCGACTGCAAGAACATCCATCTGGTGAACGTGGAGTTCTACACCGGGGTGGGGACCACCCTGGAGATGCCGGTCATGCTGGCGCCGGTGCCCGAGGCGATCGACTTCACCGACAAGAAGGTGCTGATCGCCGACGACGTCGCCGATACGGGGAAGACGCTCAAGCTCGTCCACGACTTCTGTCTCGGGCACGTCGCCGAGGTCCGGTCCGCCGTGATCTACGAGAAGTCCCACTCGCTCGTGAAGTGCGAGTACGTGTGGAAGAAGACCGACGAGTGGGTCAACTTCCCCTGGTCGGTCGAACCCCCCGTCGTGAGGCGTGAGGGACAGGTTCTCGACGCCTGA
- a CDS encoding cold-shock protein — protein MAAGTVKWFNAAKGFGFIEQDGGGDDVFAHFSNIAAQGFRELTEGQKVTFDIAQGQKGPTAENIVPA, from the coding sequence ATGGCTGCTGGCACCGTGAAGTGGTTCAACGCGGCAAAGGGTTTCGGCTTCATCGAGCAGGACGGTGGCGGCGACGACGTCTTCGCCCACTTCTCGAACATCGCCGCCCAGGGCTTCCGCGAGCTGACCGAAGGCCAGAAGGTCACCTTCGACATCGCGCAGGGCCAGAAGGGCCCGACGGCGGAGAACATCGTTCCCGCCTGA
- a CDS encoding restriction endonuclease, with amino-acid sequence MSRRPPAKRRRRTGAARRRKATGSEELWLIGLVGLVALSLVVAVMSWLAAHPWVLVVGLLAAGAAGALWLRRRREAARWDQVRAQGLRYAVEHLDSLHHNDFEFAVRDLMHRDGCADAQKVGGRGDNGADVKATDPYGRRWVIQCKHRKAGWSGSAVGTPDLQVLNGTGRQIHGGDVLVMLTNGRFSGPALAFAKSQRLHLVDRHLLAQWATGSRPLWDLLRAVPPPRKPTSLP; translated from the coding sequence GTGAGCCGCCGCCCGCCCGCGAAGAGGCGCAGGCGCACCGGCGCAGCGCGGCGCCGGAAGGCCACTGGCTCGGAGGAGCTGTGGCTCATCGGCCTGGTCGGCCTCGTGGCCCTCAGTCTCGTCGTGGCGGTGATGTCGTGGCTCGCCGCCCATCCCTGGGTTCTGGTGGTCGGCCTCCTCGCAGCCGGTGCCGCGGGCGCGCTGTGGCTGCGTCGGCGCCGGGAGGCCGCGCGATGGGACCAGGTCCGGGCCCAGGGCCTGCGCTACGCCGTCGAACACCTCGACAGCCTCCACCACAACGACTTCGAGTTCGCCGTACGGGACCTCATGCACCGCGACGGCTGCGCCGACGCCCAGAAGGTCGGCGGCCGGGGCGACAACGGCGCGGACGTCAAAGCCACCGACCCCTACGGCCGCCGCTGGGTCATCCAGTGCAAGCACCGCAAGGCCGGCTGGTCCGGTTCCGCGGTCGGCACCCCGGACCTCCAGGTCCTCAACGGCACCGGCCGTCAGATACACGGCGGCGACGTCCTCGTCATGCTCACCAACGGCCGCTTCTCCGGACCCGCACTCGCCTTCGCCAAGTCCCAGCGCCTCCACCTCGTCGACCGCCACCTCCTCGCCCAATGGGCCACCGGCTCCCGCCCCTTGTGGGATCTCCTCCGCGCCGTCCCGCCGCCCCGAAAGCCCACGTCACTCCCCTAG
- a CDS encoding galactose oxidase-like domain-containing protein, with amino-acid sequence MARKRWSGRLTACAVAVVLAAAGPAAAHDGSERPEESAALGQEHAHEHARLRESMAALRSGYSQLARIDSLKDLTDSQVEANANFNPQDFGRFAEYFPSPDFAAHIAMLPTGKVLLFSFERMEDNPTQEPAPTGTTGKANAGRAYVWDPSKGTTTQAFKKVTPPTVLVPDGTLQARPAPFFCSGHAFLPNGMLGVFGGNLGYGGGAGAKLSLVFDPWTETWALNQDMAVGRWYPSVATAPDGRLLIMSGHSSEGWGTSTSRIERFPAKSLPVPFEKTFTPRLFPTDTLQVDAPFGENSDYPHLFTLRDGKVYGLGRDSTTQFAFDPVAETRTDLPDRPDGTDRGYGSAVPLPAGLRGPDSVLVLGGDRDDPDTYKLANGAWEKQQPRAFGRTQDDTLLMPDASLLTVNGAYAIRDYGNGPYNPQADLKYRQTETRDAQGQWRLGPVQRLPRGYHSNAVVLPDGRILVTGDELQQLANDPKISDDMNGSIEIFEPAYLHQGGTRPTLTAVPDKAGYNAPFTVTTSTPNQVTKAVLLAPTTATHSLNTSQRHIELAIVKRNGLTLDLQAPPSSADAPPGFYMLFLLDERGVPSTAKFVQVR; translated from the coding sequence ATGGCGCGCAAGAGATGGTCCGGCAGGCTCACGGCGTGCGCCGTGGCCGTGGTCCTGGCCGCGGCCGGCCCGGCCGCGGCCCACGACGGTTCCGAACGGCCGGAGGAGTCCGCGGCCCTCGGTCAGGAGCACGCCCACGAGCATGCACGCCTCCGTGAGTCGATGGCGGCGTTGAGGAGCGGGTACTCGCAGCTGGCCCGGATCGACAGCCTCAAGGACCTGACGGACTCCCAGGTCGAGGCGAACGCGAACTTCAACCCGCAAGACTTCGGCCGGTTCGCCGAGTACTTCCCGTCGCCCGACTTCGCCGCGCACATCGCGATGCTGCCCACCGGGAAGGTGCTGCTGTTCTCCTTCGAGCGGATGGAGGACAACCCGACCCAGGAGCCCGCCCCGACCGGCACCACCGGCAAGGCCAACGCCGGCCGGGCCTACGTGTGGGATCCGTCGAAGGGCACCACGACCCAGGCCTTCAAGAAGGTCACCCCGCCCACGGTCCTCGTCCCGGACGGCACGCTCCAGGCGCGACCGGCACCGTTCTTCTGCTCCGGACACGCCTTCCTCCCCAACGGGATGCTCGGCGTGTTCGGCGGCAACCTCGGCTACGGGGGAGGAGCCGGCGCCAAACTGTCCCTGGTCTTCGATCCGTGGACCGAGACCTGGGCCCTCAACCAGGACATGGCCGTCGGCCGCTGGTACCCCTCGGTGGCGACCGCCCCCGACGGCCGCCTGCTGATCATGTCCGGGCACTCCTCCGAGGGCTGGGGCACCTCCACCTCCCGAATCGAGCGGTTCCCCGCCAAGAGCCTCCCGGTCCCCTTCGAGAAGACCTTCACCCCGCGCCTCTTCCCGACGGACACCCTCCAGGTCGACGCGCCCTTCGGGGAGAACAGCGACTATCCGCACCTGTTCACCCTGCGCGACGGCAAGGTCTACGGCCTCGGCCGCGACTCCACCACCCAGTTCGCCTTCGACCCCGTCGCCGAAACCCGCACCGACCTGCCCGACCGCCCCGACGGCACCGACCGCGGCTACGGCTCCGCCGTGCCCCTGCCCGCGGGCCTGCGCGGCCCGGACTCCGTCCTCGTACTCGGCGGCGACCGCGACGACCCGGACACGTACAAGCTCGCCAACGGAGCGTGGGAGAAGCAGCAGCCCAGGGCCTTCGGCCGGACCCAGGACGACACCCTGCTGATGCCCGACGCCTCCCTGCTCACCGTCAACGGCGCGTACGCGATCCGGGACTACGGCAACGGCCCGTACAACCCCCAGGCCGACCTCAAGTACCGGCAGACCGAGACCCGCGACGCGCAGGGCCAGTGGCGGCTCGGCCCGGTCCAGCGGCTGCCGCGCGGCTACCACTCCAACGCCGTCGTCCTGCCCGACGGCCGGATCCTGGTCACCGGCGACGAACTCCAGCAGCTCGCCAACGACCCGAAAATCTCGGACGACATGAACGGCAGCATCGAGATCTTCGAACCCGCCTACCTCCACCAGGGCGGCACCCGACCCACGCTCACCGCGGTCCCCGACAAGGCGGGCTACAACGCCCCCTTCACGGTCACCACCTCCACCCCGAACCAGGTCACGAAGGCCGTCCTGCTCGCACCGACGACCGCGACCCATTCCCTCAACACCAGCCAGCGCCACATCGAGCTGGCCATCGTCAAGCGCAACGGGCTCACCCTCGACCTCCAGGCCCCGCCCAGCTCCGCGGATGCCCCGCCCGGCTTCTACATGCTCTTCCTCCTCGACGAGCGCGGCGTCCCCAGCACGGCCAAGTTCGTGCAGGTCCGCTAG
- a CDS encoding DUF4232 domain-containing protein — translation MRTYRLRTTALATATAGLALALTACGGSDSAGGATANPTATKSADKPVSTGTVTPSGEGASAAPSAGKVTGTGTATATPAKAGSSGKNKGDTTGDSYAYTHPCSARNLTVKVTSPTGTPATVRVITVTNNGSTSCGLDYFPTVGFSAKGRALGLQATAPGGLGGAPAYPVHPGATAYAAVDLNPSGGNGPVADEVNVLADKEHMPNADGVSLQLAKPGSVANPKVGLYRTNTRDALSAF, via the coding sequence ATGCGCACCTACCGACTCCGCACCACCGCCCTGGCCACCGCCACCGCCGGCCTCGCTCTGGCCCTGACCGCCTGCGGCGGCTCGGACAGCGCCGGCGGGGCGACCGCGAACCCCACCGCGACCAAGAGCGCGGACAAGCCGGTCTCGACCGGGACCGTGACGCCGTCCGGGGAGGGCGCCTCCGCCGCCCCGTCCGCGGGCAAGGTCACCGGAACCGGCACGGCCACCGCCACCCCGGCGAAGGCCGGTTCGAGCGGCAAGAACAAGGGGGACACCACCGGTGACTCCTACGCCTACACCCACCCCTGCTCGGCGCGGAACCTGACCGTCAAGGTCACTTCCCCCACGGGCACTCCGGCCACCGTCCGCGTCATCACCGTGACCAACAACGGCTCCACCTCCTGCGGTCTGGACTACTTCCCCACCGTCGGCTTCAGCGCCAAGGGCCGCGCGCTCGGTCTCCAGGCCACTGCCCCCGGTGGTCTGGGCGGAGCGCCGGCGTACCCGGTGCACCCCGGCGCCACCGCCTACGCGGCCGTGGACCTCAACCCGTCGGGTGGCAACGGCCCCGTGGCCGACGAGGTCAACGTCCTGGCCGACAAGGAGCACATGCCGAACGCGGACGGCGTCAGCCTCCAGCTGGCCAAGCCGGGCAGCGTCGCCAACCCGAAGGTCGGCCTGTACCGCACCAACACCCGCGACGCGCTGAGCGCCTTCTGA
- a CDS encoding SCO5918 family protein, with protein MRCVIARFPFELTKSGVLDSMKGIKPEEVVGDSVIIGRRVYPVKQVGQVITRQDRRDFSVGEVLRAMTQLGFTCRGIPRAAAPTRVLSPLQHASAMLGAPVTV; from the coding sequence ATGCGCTGTGTCATCGCCCGCTTCCCGTTCGAACTGACCAAGAGCGGCGTCCTGGATTCGATGAAGGGCATCAAGCCCGAGGAGGTCGTCGGCGACTCCGTGATCATCGGCCGCCGCGTCTACCCCGTGAAGCAGGTCGGCCAGGTCATCACCCGCCAGGACAGGCGTGACTTCAGCGTCGGTGAAGTCCTGCGGGCCATGACCCAGCTCGGCTTCACCTGCCGCGGAATCCCCCGGGCCGCCGCGCCCACGCGCGTCCTCAGTCCGCTCCAGCACGCATCCGCGATGCTCGGCGCCCCTGTGACGGTCTGA
- a CDS encoding DEAD/DEAH box helicase, with translation MNPTRKNERSSRTRSRTGGPAFGNGAGSERGSRFGSSGSPARSRSAGPSRSGGSGRRPAAVQGEFAPPKTITPALPAVEAFADLDMPAELLAALGAQGVSVPFPIQGATLPNTLAGRDVLGRGRTGSGKTLAFGLALLARTAGQRAEPHQPLALILVPTRELAQQVTDALTPYARAVRLRLATVVGGMPIGRQANALRGGAEVVVATPGRLKDLIDRGDCRLNQVAITVLDEADQMADMGFMPQVTALLDQVRPEGQRMLFSATLDRNVDLLVRRYLTDPVVHSVDPSQGAVTTMEHHVLYVHGADKQRTTTEIAARDGRVIMFLDTKHAVDRLTQDLLDSGVRAAALHGGKSQPQRTRTLAQFKTGHVTVLIATNVAARGIHVDNLDLVVNVDPPTDHKDYLHRGGRTARAGESGSVVTLVTPHQRRDMTRLMQAAGIVPQTTQVRSGDEALNRITGAQAPSGIPVTITAPVSERPKRSGGSSRGRRGPMSAARRASARQSAFDAAA, from the coding sequence ATGAACCCCACGCGCAAGAACGAGCGCTCGTCCCGTACCCGCAGCCGCACCGGCGGCCCTGCTTTCGGCAACGGCGCCGGTTCGGAGCGGGGCAGCCGATTCGGCTCCTCGGGCTCCCCGGCTCGAAGCCGTTCCGCAGGTCCGAGCCGCTCAGGCGGCTCAGGCCGCCGGCCGGCCGCGGTACAGGGCGAGTTCGCGCCGCCGAAGACGATCACTCCCGCGCTGCCCGCCGTCGAAGCCTTCGCCGATCTCGACATGCCCGCCGAGCTGCTCGCCGCCCTCGGGGCGCAGGGCGTGAGCGTGCCCTTCCCGATCCAGGGCGCCACCCTGCCCAACACCCTTGCGGGCCGGGACGTCCTCGGCCGCGGCCGGACCGGCTCCGGAAAGACCCTGGCGTTCGGCCTCGCCCTGCTGGCCCGCACCGCCGGGCAGCGCGCCGAGCCCCACCAGCCGCTCGCACTGATCCTCGTACCCACCCGCGAGCTGGCCCAGCAGGTGACCGACGCCCTCACCCCGTACGCCCGAGCGGTCAGGCTCCGCCTTGCCACCGTCGTCGGCGGCATGCCCATCGGCCGTCAGGCCAACGCCCTGCGCGGCGGCGCCGAAGTCGTGGTTGCGACCCCCGGACGTCTGAAGGACCTCATCGATCGCGGCGACTGCCGGCTGAACCAGGTCGCGATCACCGTCCTCGACGAGGCCGACCAGATGGCGGACATGGGCTTCATGCCCCAGGTCACCGCACTCCTCGACCAGGTGCGCCCCGAGGGCCAGCGGATGCTGTTCTCCGCCACCCTCGACCGCAACGTCGACCTGCTGGTGCGCCGGTACCTGACGGACCCGGTCGTGCACTCCGTCGATCCCTCGCAGGGCGCGGTGACCACGATGGAGCACCACGTCCTGTACGTCCACGGCGCCGACAAGCAGCGGACGACGACGGAGATCGCCGCCCGCGACGGCCGCGTGATCATGTTCCTCGACACCAAGCACGCCGTGGACCGTCTCACCCAGGACCTCCTCGACAGCGGGGTCCGCGCCGCGGCCCTGCACGGCGGGAAGTCCCAGCCGCAGCGGACCCGGACCCTGGCCCAGTTCAAGACGGGGCACGTCACCGTCCTGATCGCCACGAACGTGGCCGCTCGCGGAATCCACGTCGACAACCTCGACCTCGTCGTCAACGTGGACCCGCCGACCGACCACAAGGACTACCTCCACCGCGGCGGCCGCACCGCCCGCGCGGGCGAGTCCGGCAGTGTCGTCACCCTGGTCACCCCCCACCAGCGCCGTGACATGACCCGTCTCATGCAGGCCGCCGGGATCGTCCCGCAGACCACCCAGGTCCGCTCCGGCGACGAGGCCCTCAACCGGATCACCGGCGCCCAGGCCCCCTCCGGAATCCCCGTCACCATCACCGCGCCGGTGTCCGAGCGGCCCAAGCGCAGCGGCGGCTCCTCCCGCGGGCGGCGCGGGCCCATGTCGGCTGCCCGGCGCGCGAGCGCGCGGCAGTCCGCCTTCGATGCGGCGGCCTGA
- a CDS encoding helix-turn-helix domain-containing protein, which produces MATETERFAELMRGFKERSGRSYGTLAKRLHSSNSTLHRYCSGAAVPTDFAPVERFARVCGASADELPALHRQWLLALVERRRGVTEGQASGSGAANSAAPRGGDAAPEVPPASAVVVAGEASEVRPQAETDPAPTPASSAGSAPAPGPAAAEAPAHAPAALVRPGPARASVPGARRPRLMLAVAAAVATAAVAGTAAAVSAMGDAGQGDTRHAATQPSSRERAAAGPALPSGGSSSPTPTADSAPPSSPGPSSTSAPSASTSRATAKEGASPTAPFTVNVLPDNWDSPCDQWFALDKAPGTVPPPPAGPATEGWARALDAVPAGHLRMQLTVQGTEGKPAVLHALYVHVVSGRKAPGWNGYTMGSGCGGALVPASFAVDLDDASPRARPVPGKEGERPTASTDFPYKVSATDPQVLNIDAATLGQDVSWYLELAWSSGDRQGTTRIDDHGRPFRTVALNAGRSYWYNANNNAWLPYTE; this is translated from the coding sequence ATGGCCACGGAGACGGAGCGGTTCGCGGAGCTGATGCGGGGGTTCAAGGAGCGCTCGGGGCGCAGCTACGGCACGCTCGCGAAGCGTCTGCACTCCAGCAACTCGACGCTGCACCGCTATTGCAGCGGCGCGGCGGTGCCCACGGATTTCGCCCCGGTGGAGCGGTTCGCCCGAGTCTGCGGCGCCTCGGCCGACGAACTGCCCGCGCTGCACCGGCAGTGGCTGCTGGCGCTGGTGGAGCGGCGGCGGGGGGTGACGGAGGGGCAGGCCTCGGGGTCGGGGGCGGCGAACTCCGCGGCGCCGCGGGGCGGTGACGCCGCGCCGGAGGTGCCGCCTGCGTCGGCGGTGGTGGTGGCCGGGGAGGCTTCGGAGGTCCGGCCGCAGGCAGAGACCGACCCGGCACCGACACCGGCGTCCTCAGCCGGGTCCGCCCCGGCGCCCGGACCTGCCGCTGCGGAGGCACCCGCACACGCCCCCGCCGCCCTTGTCCGGCCGGGCCCCGCCCGGGCCTCCGTACCGGGGGCCCGGCGTCCTCGGCTGATGCTCGCCGTTGCGGCCGCCGTGGCCACCGCCGCGGTGGCGGGGACCGCCGCCGCCGTCTCCGCCATGGGCGATGCGGGTCAGGGGGACACGCGCCACGCCGCCACCCAGCCGTCCTCGCGCGAGCGGGCGGCGGCGGGCCCGGCCTTGCCGTCCGGCGGGTCGTCGTCCCCCACGCCCACAGCCGATTCCGCGCCCCCGTCCAGCCCCGGACCGTCGTCCACCTCGGCACCGTCCGCGTCCACCTCGCGGGCCACCGCCAAGGAGGGGGCCTCCCCCACCGCCCCGTTCACGGTCAACGTCCTGCCCGACAACTGGGACAGCCCCTGCGACCAGTGGTTCGCCCTGGACAAGGCACCCGGCACGGTCCCCCCTCCCCCCGCCGGGCCGGCGACCGAAGGGTGGGCCCGGGCCCTGGACGCCGTCCCGGCGGGGCACCTGCGCATGCAGCTGACCGTCCAGGGCACCGAGGGCAAGCCCGCGGTCCTGCACGCGCTGTACGTCCATGTCGTGAGCGGCCGCAAGGCTCCCGGCTGGAACGGGTACACCATGGGCTCCGGTTGCGGCGGCGCGCTGGTGCCGGCGTCCTTCGCCGTGGACCTGGACGACGCCTCCCCGAGGGCCAGGCCCGTACCCGGCAAGGAGGGCGAGCGACCGACGGCCTCGACCGACTTCCCGTACAAGGTCTCCGCCACCGACCCCCAGGTGCTGAACATCGACGCCGCCACACTCGGTCAGGACGTCAGCTGGTACCTGGAGCTGGCCTGGAGCAGTGGCGACCGCCAGGGCACCACCCGCATCGACGACCACGGCCGCCCGTTCCGCACGGTCGCCCTGAACGCCGGCCGCAGCTACTGGTACAACGCGAACAACAACGCCTGGCTGCCGTACACGGAATGA
- the dcd gene encoding dCTP deaminase — protein sequence MLLSDKDIRAEIDSGRVRIDPFDESMVQPSSIDVRLDRFFRVFENHRYAHIDPATEQSDLTRMVEPDGDEAFILHPGEFVLASTYEVISLPDDIASRLEGKSSLGRLGLVTHSTAGFIDPGFSGHVTLELSNLATLPIKLWPGMKIGQLCLFRLSSPAEFPYGSERYGSRYQGQRGPTASRSFQNFHRTQVRHEA from the coding sequence GTGCTTCTCTCTGATAAAGACATCCGGGCCGAGATCGACAGCGGACGGGTTCGCATCGACCCCTTCGACGAGTCGATGGTGCAGCCCTCCAGCATCGATGTACGTCTCGACCGGTTCTTCCGGGTCTTCGAGAATCACCGCTACGCCCACATCGACCCCGCCACCGAGCAGAGCGATCTGACCCGGATGGTCGAGCCGGACGGTGACGAGGCGTTCATCCTTCACCCGGGTGAGTTCGTTCTCGCCTCGACCTACGAGGTCATCTCGCTGCCCGACGACATCGCCTCCAGACTGGAGGGGAAGTCCAGTCTCGGCCGGCTGGGGCTGGTGACCCATTCGACCGCCGGCTTCATCGACCCGGGGTTCTCCGGGCACGTGACGCTGGAGCTGTCGAACCTCGCCACGCTGCCGATCAAGCTCTGGCCGGGTATGAAGATCGGGCAGCTGTGCCTGTTCCGGCTCAGCTCGCCCGCGGAGTTCCCGTACGGGAGCGAGCGGTACGGATCGCGGTACCAGGGCCAGCGCGGCCCGACGGCATCGCGGTCCTTCCAGAACTTCCACCGGACCCAGGTGAGGCACGAGGCATGA